The proteins below are encoded in one region of Methanobacterium aggregans:
- a CDS encoding bifunctional fructose-bisphosphatase/inositol-phosphate phosphatase, protein MNEKDIKFWSDVSLDMMHEASEVISPLVGTKKGGEIVKMGADGTPTKLIDIAAENKVVEILEATGRPVTLISEEIGELKIGEGASEVVFVVDPLDGTSNAIKNIPAYGISVAVADASKESKTIKSTQSELKSSPFRDPSTGGTDNLTIKDIELGFVQNFATGDVYEGVKGCGATLNGKKLTPSTVQDISTSSVGAYIYRADMGKIDGLCKAVRRMRILGSVAIELCYVADGTYDAFIDIRGTLRIVDVSAAKLIIEETKGLVTDESCKELDGKLNVLERTSIIASCNQNIHKDIIRILGGI, encoded by the coding sequence ATGAATGAAAAAGATATCAAGTTCTGGAGTGATGTATCACTGGATATGATGCATGAAGCTTCAGAAGTTATTTCTCCATTGGTAGGTACTAAAAAAGGTGGGGAAATAGTTAAAATGGGTGCAGATGGCACTCCAACAAAATTAATTGATATAGCTGCAGAAAATAAGGTGGTTGAAATTTTAGAAGCTACTGGAAGGCCTGTAACTTTGATAAGTGAGGAGATAGGTGAACTTAAAATTGGAGAAGGTGCTTCTGAAGTTGTTTTTGTTGTTGACCCCCTTGATGGTACAAGCAATGCCATAAAAAACATACCTGCCTATGGAATATCAGTTGCAGTTGCAGATGCATCCAAAGAGTCTAAAACAATAAAATCAACACAATCAGAACTTAAATCCTCCCCATTTAGGGACCCCAGTACTGGAGGAACAGATAACCTCACAATCAAGGACATTGAACTTGGATTCGTTCAAAACTTTGCAACTGGCGATGTTTATGAGGGAGTAAAGGGTTGTGGAGCTACTTTAAATGGAAAAAAACTCACCCCTTCAACAGTCCAGGATATTTCAACCTCTTCGGTTGGGGCATACATCTACAGGGCAGATATGGGTAAAATAGACGGCCTTTGTAAGGCAGTTAGACGGATGAGAATTCTGGGTTCCGTTGCAATTGAACTCTGCTACGTTGCAGATGGAACCTACGACGCATTCATTGATATAAGGGGAACCCTTAGGATAGTGGATGTATCTGCTGCAAAACTAATAATAGAGGAAACAAAGGGTTTAGTTACGGATGAAAGCTGTAAAGAACTTGATGGTAAGTTGAACGTCCTCGAGAGAACTTCAATAATTGCATCATGTAATCAAAACATTCACAAGGATATAATAAGAATATTAGGGGGAATTTAA
- a CDS encoding pyruvoyl-dependent arginine decarboxylase: MKVSITSGRAEGPTKLNAFDNALLDAGIGDINLIKVSSILPAGTKVVELPEFPAGEMVNCVLSYASSDNEGDLISAAVALATSDDFGCVVESSGVNRDVEDVKKEAEEMVRYMMDIRGLEIKEILMAHESHRVKKQGAVVASVVYLK, from the coding sequence ATGAAAGTTTCAATAACCTCCGGAAGGGCAGAAGGCCCAACAAAACTCAATGCATTTGATAATGCACTTTTAGATGCGGGAATAGGCGATATAAATCTCATAAAAGTTTCAAGCATACTTCCTGCAGGTACCAAAGTAGTTGAACTCCCAGAATTTCCTGCAGGGGAAATGGTGAACTGTGTTCTTTCCTATGCTTCATCAGATAACGAGGGTGATCTCATATCTGCTGCTGTGGCCCTTGCAACGTCTGATGATTTTGGATGTGTTGTGGAGAGTTCTGGTGTCAACAGGGACGTAGAAGATGTAAAAAAAGAAGCAGAAGAGATGGTTCGATACATGATGGACATCAGAGGTCTTGAGATAAAGGAAATACTAATGGCACATGAAAGTCATAGAGTTAAAAAGCAAGGTGCAGTGGTTGCATCCGTTGTTTACCTGAAATAA
- a CDS encoding translation initiation factor IF-5A, with translation MSKKVVEVKTLKVGKYVILGDEASKITHIQTSSPGKHGAAKARIEAVGVFDNQKRSLVKPVDAKIDIPMIDKRAAQVLALMGSDVQLMDLETYETFELPIPDELKDKLIEGVEADYIVAMGNMKLMRVKG, from the coding sequence ATGTCAAAGAAGGTAGTGGAAGTTAAAACCTTAAAAGTCGGTAAATATGTAATATTAGGTGATGAAGCATCAAAAATCACACACATACAGACATCATCCCCTGGAAAACACGGTGCTGCAAAGGCAAGGATTGAAGCAGTTGGAGTATTCGACAACCAGAAAAGAAGCCTGGTCAAACCTGTTGACGCAAAGATAGACATTCCAATGATAGACAAACGTGCAGCTCAGGTTCTTGCTTTAATGGGAAGCGATGTTCAGCTTATGGATCTTGAAACCTATGAAACATTTGAGCTGCCTATCCCTGATGAACTAAAAGATAAGCTCATAGAAGGTGTTGAAGCCGATTATATCGTTGCAATGGGCAACATGAAGCTCATGAGAGTAAAAGGGTAA
- the speB gene encoding agmatinase: MLFYTESPLKFAFSREANDFNYNALEKSVDDPQKPVFGIVGVPFDSTTTYKPGARFGPRFVREASYNFERYNFILNKNLDAEVYDLGDVEVVHGNFQKTSKNVESTISEILDMEMVPVTIGGEHSISYSVLKAIANEDVTVIHFDAHCDLIDRYMDEKYSHATVMRRIFDLNPREIIQIGVRSASEEEAFLASKEVIKQFKPNEVRNNLDAVERVIKSVDGPVYVSLDLDVLDPAYAPSVGTPAPCGLNPHELERLIFSLKNKDIIGFDLVEVSSTQMGDITSINGAKAIYDFLCLN, translated from the coding sequence ATGCTTTTTTATACAGAAAGTCCATTAAAATTTGCTTTTTCAAGAGAAGCTAATGATTTTAATTACAATGCCCTTGAAAAATCCGTAGATGATCCGCAGAAACCCGTGTTCGGTATTGTAGGTGTGCCCTTTGACAGCACAACAACCTACAAACCAGGCGCAAGGTTCGGTCCTCGATTCGTGAGGGAAGCATCTTACAACTTTGAAAGGTACAACTTCATTTTAAATAAAAATCTCGATGCTGAAGTCTACGATCTAGGGGATGTTGAAGTTGTCCATGGAAACTTCCAAAAAACTTCCAAAAACGTTGAATCAACCATTTCAGAAATTCTTGACATGGAAATGGTTCCAGTGACAATTGGAGGCGAACACAGCATAAGTTACAGTGTTTTGAAAGCCATTGCAAATGAAGACGTGACTGTTATACATTTCGATGCCCACTGTGACCTCATAGACAGGTACATGGATGAAAAATATTCCCATGCAACTGTTATGCGGAGAATATTCGATTTGAATCCAAGGGAGATCATCCAGATAGGTGTGAGATCTGCTTCAGAGGAAGAAGCATTCTTAGCATCAAAAGAGGTTATCAAACAGTTCAAACCCAATGAAGTTAGAAATAATCTTGATGCCGTTGAAAGGGTCATAAAATCTGTTGATGGGCCAGTATACGTGAGCCTGGACCTGGACGTTCTAGACCCTGCCTACGCACCATCTGTTGGAACACCTGCACCCTGCGGTCTGAACCCCCATGAACTTGAAAGACTCATATTCAGCTTAAAAAATAAGGATATTATTGGATTTGACCTTGTTGAAGTTTCATCAACACAAATGGGAGATATAACTTCAATAAACGGTGCAAAAGCCATATACGACTTTTTATGTTTGAACTGA
- a CDS encoding ornithine cyclodeaminase: MYTREVTLSGHIIDSLALPKTLDLIMDKGGDFKILEFEVGKRKKDSSTARIRVAAESESLLGEILDELSEIGALVVEIKEVQFLRSEKDKTLPPDFYSTTHHPTYIHCEGEWIPVEDIEMDCMIVFNPETKSAFCKPIGRIRKGDLVVVGREGIKVVPPERPRGKKGVFEFMSSEASSEKPIKSTVRKIASEIKEIKRNNGKIAVVAGPAVVHTGSAPVLAQMIKDGIVDVIFAGNALATHDIESALYGTSLGICVKSGEATVRGHKHHIYAINEINKAGSIREAVESGVLKKGIMYECIKNNAPYVLAGSIRDDGPLPDVITDVIDAQDEMRKYVKDVDMVIMISTMLHSIAVGNILPSHVKSICVDINPATVTKLADRGSAQVVGIVTDVGAFLPMLNEELKRD; the protein is encoded by the coding sequence ATGTACACAAGAGAAGTCACACTTTCCGGCCATATAATAGACTCCCTGGCCCTTCCAAAAACCCTGGATCTCATAATGGATAAGGGGGGAGACTTCAAAATACTGGAATTTGAAGTGGGTAAACGAAAAAAAGATTCAAGTACTGCACGTATACGTGTTGCAGCAGAAAGCGAGTCTCTTCTCGGAGAAATACTCGATGAACTCAGTGAAATTGGTGCACTTGTTGTAGAAATAAAGGAAGTTCAGTTTTTAAGATCCGAGAAAGATAAAACACTTCCACCTGATTTTTATTCAACAACCCACCATCCAACCTACATACATTGTGAAGGCGAGTGGATACCTGTGGAAGACATAGAAATGGACTGCATGATAGTTTTCAACCCTGAAACAAAAAGTGCGTTCTGCAAGCCAATTGGACGGATCAGGAAAGGAGATCTGGTTGTTGTTGGAAGGGAAGGTATAAAGGTTGTACCTCCAGAAAGGCCAAGGGGTAAAAAAGGTGTCTTCGAATTCATGTCAAGTGAAGCATCCTCTGAAAAGCCAATAAAGTCCACAGTGCGAAAGATAGCATCTGAAATAAAGGAAATAAAACGGAACAATGGCAAAATAGCAGTTGTTGCAGGACCTGCAGTTGTTCACACTGGCTCAGCACCGGTACTGGCCCAGATGATAAAGGATGGAATTGTTGATGTGATCTTTGCAGGTAACGCCCTTGCAACCCATGATATAGAAAGTGCACTCTACGGCACATCCCTTGGAATATGTGTGAAAAGTGGTGAAGCCACTGTAAGAGGACATAAACACCATATATATGCAATAAACGAAATAAATAAGGCAGGATCCATAAGGGAAGCTGTTGAAAGTGGTGTTCTTAAAAAGGGAATAATGTACGAATGTATAAAAAATAACGCACCCTATGTTCTTGCAGGTTCCATAAGGGACGATGGTCCACTTCCTGATGTCATAACAGATGTTATCGATGCTCAGGATGAGATGAGAAAGTACGTGAAGGACGTGGATATGGTTATAATGATCTCAACCATGCTACACTCCATAGCAGTTGGAAATATCCTCCCATCACACGTTAAAAGTATATGTGTGGATATAAACCCCGCAACAGTTACAAAACTCGCAGACAGGGGGAGTGCTCAGGTTGTAGGTATTGTAACGGATGTTGGAGCCTTTCTGCCAATGCTCAATGAGGAATTGAAAAGGGATTAA
- the ade gene encoding adenine deaminase — MIKGNMLNVFTEEIYPAELKVKNGIITCVKPVKKSFDNIIIPGLIDAHIHIESSMLTPSRFAETVVPHGTTAVVSDPHEIANTMGLDGIQYMMDDAANVPLKTYFTAPSCVPATSFETSGAIIGPEEVEKLLKMDGIVALGEMMNFPGVLNEDPHVLGKIDAAKRFKKPVDGHAPLLSGSELCKYVSSGISTEHECTEIGEALEKKRLGMKLMLREGSSAKNLKDLFTAGGEFIVSDDKHPEDLQMGHVDVMIRNAVEYGVDPVEAVKMVTLNPSNHYGLNSGSISHGKPADLVFVDDLENFKVERVFINGELVAEEGKPLFKVKPLDIKGTFNFKPKTAQDFQVKSIQNNVKETVRVIEVLEGQLLTLESEAILNAPKGSIEADVTNDILKIAVVERYGHNRISNAFVKGFDLKKGAIASSVAHDSHNIVVVGTTSHDMAEAVNKLLKINGGIVATADGEFSVLNLPIAGLMSKSPVDEVADKLNELHGFVRNMGSKLKSPFMTMSFMALLVIPKLKISDQGLFNVETFEFVDVVKKD, encoded by the coding sequence ATGATCAAAGGCAATATGTTAAATGTATTCACTGAAGAGATATATCCTGCAGAGTTAAAAGTTAAAAATGGAATCATAACCTGTGTAAAACCTGTAAAAAAAAGCTTTGACAATATAATTATTCCAGGCCTCATAGATGCTCATATACACATCGAAAGCTCCATGCTCACACCTTCACGCTTTGCAGAGACAGTTGTGCCCCATGGAACCACTGCAGTTGTTTCAGATCCCCATGAAATTGCAAATACCATGGGTCTTGACGGGATCCAGTACATGATGGATGATGCAGCCAACGTTCCCCTTAAAACATACTTCACAGCCCCATCATGCGTCCCCGCAACCTCCTTTGAAACATCCGGTGCCATAATCGGCCCAGAAGAAGTTGAAAAACTCCTTAAAATGGATGGTATCGTTGCCCTTGGTGAGATGATGAACTTTCCAGGGGTTTTAAATGAAGACCCCCATGTTCTTGGAAAGATAGATGCTGCAAAAAGGTTCAAAAAACCTGTTGATGGTCATGCACCCCTGTTATCCGGTTCAGAACTCTGTAAATATGTTAGTTCCGGAATATCAACAGAACATGAGTGCACAGAGATTGGTGAAGCCCTTGAGAAGAAACGATTGGGTATGAAGCTCATGCTGCGTGAAGGTTCATCAGCAAAGAACCTCAAGGACCTCTTCACTGCAGGGGGCGAATTCATTGTATCCGATGACAAGCACCCAGAAGACCTGCAGATGGGACATGTGGATGTTATGATTCGGAATGCTGTGGAATATGGAGTTGATCCAGTTGAAGCAGTTAAAATGGTCACACTAAACCCTTCAAATCATTACGGCCTTAATTCAGGATCCATATCCCATGGAAAACCTGCAGATCTTGTTTTTGTGGATGATCTTGAGAACTTCAAGGTTGAAAGGGTTTTCATAAATGGAGAACTCGTTGCAGAGGAAGGTAAACCACTCTTCAAAGTCAAACCCCTTGATATTAAGGGCACATTCAACTTTAAACCTAAAACAGCCCAGGATTTTCAGGTTAAATCAATACAGAATAATGTTAAAGAAACAGTCAGGGTGATCGAGGTTCTGGAGGGTCAGCTTTTAACCCTTGAATCTGAAGCCATTTTAAACGCACCCAAGGGATCCATAGAGGCTGATGTAACAAATGACATCCTTAAAATTGCGGTTGTAGAACGTTATGGGCATAACAGAATCTCGAATGCATTTGTAAAGGGTTTTGACCTTAAAAAAGGAGCTATTGCATCCAGTGTTGCCCATGATTCCCACAACATAGTGGTTGTTGGAACAACAAGCCATGACATGGCAGAAGCTGTTAACAAACTTTTAAAAATTAATGGAGGCATTGTAGCTACTGCAGATGGTGAATTTTCAGTTTTAAATCTTCCAATAGCTGGTTTAATGAGTAAAAGCCCTGTTGATGAAGTTGCAGATAAATTGAATGAACTTCATGGTTTTGTAAGGAATATGGGTTCCAAGCTGAAATCCCCCTTTATGACCATGTCCTTCATGGCACTGCTTGTAATTCCAAAGCTTAAAATAAGTGATCAGGGATTGTTCAATGTTGAAACCTTTGAATTCGTTGATGTTGTTAAGAAGGATTAA
- a CDS encoding DUF447 domain-containing protein yields the protein MLNLESVGMERGLLYETVVTTRNEDGTPNAAPMGVICKNENEVVLYLHQGSQTVMNVKREEKFLVNITKDPMVFVESTLGNPSQESFEHFDNGYYIKGTDAFLVVEVLRMRDVEREDQFGVSTTTVINAKVQEIVKKKDHVEPLNRAIYGVIEALVYLTRMEMVSGDMEKLYRHRMREISRIVNKVGGLEHKRAMKRISDAFSKYE from the coding sequence TTGTTGAACCTGGAATCTGTTGGAATGGAAAGGGGTCTTCTCTACGAGACAGTTGTGACCACAAGAAACGAGGATGGAACACCTAATGCAGCCCCAATGGGTGTCATCTGTAAGAATGAAAATGAGGTTGTACTGTACCTGCACCAGGGATCCCAAACTGTGATGAACGTAAAAAGGGAAGAAAAATTCCTTGTTAACATAACCAAAGATCCAATGGTTTTTGTGGAATCAACCCTGGGAAATCCTTCTCAAGAATCTTTTGAGCATTTTGATAATGGTTACTATATAAAGGGGACAGATGCATTTTTGGTGGTGGAAGTTCTGCGTATGCGTGATGTTGAGAGGGAAGACCAGTTCGGGGTTTCCACAACCACTGTGATCAATGCGAAGGTTCAGGAAATTGTGAAGAAAAAAGATCATGTTGAACCATTGAACAGGGCAATTTATGGAGTTATAGAAGCACTTGTTTATCTCACACGGATGGAAATGGTTTCAGGGGATATGGAGAAACTTTACCGCCACCGTATGAGGGAGATCTCACGGATAGTGAACAAGGTAGGTGGTTTGGAACATAAACGGGCTATGAAGAGAATTTCAGATGCATTCAGCAAGTACGAGTAA
- a CDS encoding DUF2124 family protein, with translation MRKVKEFSGITENILAFKEEVAEAQKITFAGMSGVCSPFAELFAYAVRDKESVFVTGLDLSTARKVELTPQGMQFSGDADPHADVVAILGGLTLPKANIKPEDVNAMVSKILKKDGKLLGLCYNRMFQNAGWDKEIEFDCIINGNLEGYVLKK, from the coding sequence ATGAGGAAGGTAAAGGAATTTAGTGGAATTACAGAGAACATCTTAGCATTTAAGGAAGAAGTGGCTGAAGCCCAGAAAATCACATTTGCAGGAATGTCCGGTGTTTGCAGCCCATTTGCAGAGCTTTTTGCCTATGCTGTAAGGGACAAGGAATCTGTATTTGTAACTGGCCTAGATCTGAGCACGGCACGTAAGGTAGAACTAACACCTCAAGGAATGCAGTTTTCAGGGGATGCAGATCCTCATGCAGATGTTGTGGCTATTCTTGGGGGATTAACACTTCCAAAGGCGAATATAAAACCAGAAGATGTGAATGCAATGGTTTCCAAGATACTCAAAAAGGATGGAAAACTCCTGGGTCTCTGTTACAACAGGATGTTCCAGAACGCAGGGTGGGACAAGGAAATTGAATTTGACTGCATAATCAATGGAAATCTTGAGGGTTACGTCCTTAAAAAATAA
- a CDS encoding GMP synthase subunit A: MKILVVNNHGQYNHRIYRTLHYLKIPAEMIPNTTTLDEIKEKEAAGIVLGGGPSIERAGNCAEYIKNLDIPILGICLGHQIIAQTYGGEIGAAGVESYAKIKLDIIDENEIFKGLGPEMEVWASHKDEIKTVPKGFKLLASSSICSVEAMKHETKPIYGIQFHPEVHHTENGEKIFENFYGVCKDLHK; the protein is encoded by the coding sequence ATGAAGATATTGGTTGTTAACAATCACGGACAGTACAATCACAGAATTTACAGGACTCTGCACTACCTCAAGATACCTGCAGAGATGATACCCAACACAACAACTTTAGATGAAATAAAGGAAAAAGAAGCTGCAGGAATAGTTTTAGGTGGTGGCCCATCCATTGAAAGGGCAGGAAACTGTGCAGAGTACATCAAAAATCTGGATATTCCCATACTTGGAATATGTCTGGGTCACCAGATCATAGCACAAACCTACGGTGGAGAAATAGGTGCTGCGGGTGTTGAAAGCTATGCCAAAATTAAACTGGATATAATCGATGAAAATGAGATTTTCAAGGGACTTGGACCTGAAATGGAAGTATGGGCATCCCACAAAGATGAGATTAAAACAGTTCCTAAAGGATTTAAACTCCTTGCATCTTCTTCGATATGCAGTGTTGAGGCAATGAAACATGAAACTAAGCCTATCTATGGAATACAATTCCATCCTGAAGTTCATCATACTGAGAACGGTGAGAAGATCTTCGAGAATTTTTATGGGGTTTGTAAGGACCTCCATAAATAA
- a CDS encoding DUF2142 domain-containing protein: MINKIREIPPQKIFLIIGIIYGILFLIVTPPFQVPDEPAHFYKSYLLSQGTIAPEKVGDQNGFYLPKNVRETVIKFGYLSFNPAQKISFKKIVSLSQPFDRSDRMFLSKLATAGYPPLPYVASAVVMAFLNLFNCSVLTLMYAGRLINLLVWLTLVYLAIKITPIHKWVFTLLALMPMTLAQAASLSADSFTIAISFLTIATILKYTFQTTKIGKKQIITLLLLTITLTLSKTGYFLILLLLLIIPKDKLGGLIKKMTLIISLFLTSIITNQLWTYLLKLLTPKTTATALGTNTLSSIITDPLNFGGIFLHTLSVYSKDYVISFVGSFGWLDTPLPYDLTLVYLIVLVLVALLDKEQLKMLLKQKIIAITGFIIPFSLILVNLYTSWTPLGANVISGAQGRYFIPIAPMLFLIFYNNREKIVLKGKKINLSPNLSLFTTIVVLIFLTISIRVIALRFYF; this comes from the coding sequence ATGATTAACAAAATTAGGGAAATCCCTCCGCAGAAGATCTTTTTAATAATTGGAATAATCTATGGAATACTCTTTCTGATTGTAACACCCCCATTCCAGGTTCCAGATGAACCTGCACACTTTTACAAATCTTACCTTTTAAGCCAAGGCACAATTGCACCAGAGAAAGTCGGAGATCAAAATGGATTTTATCTGCCTAAAAATGTTAGGGAAACTGTGATTAAATTTGGTTACCTCAGTTTCAACCCTGCACAAAAGATAAGCTTTAAGAAAATTGTATCACTATCACAGCCTTTCGATAGGAGTGATAGAATGTTTCTGAGTAAATTAGCAACTGCAGGGTATCCTCCGCTTCCGTATGTTGCTTCTGCAGTTGTGATGGCATTTCTTAACCTGTTTAACTGTTCCGTGCTCACATTGATGTACGCAGGCAGACTAATCAACCTCTTAGTATGGTTAACACTCGTCTACCTGGCAATAAAAATAACACCCATCCACAAATGGGTCTTCACACTACTAGCACTAATGCCCATGACACTAGCCCAAGCAGCCTCACTCTCAGCAGACAGCTTCACAATAGCAATATCCTTCCTAACAATAGCAACAATACTCAAATACACATTCCAAACCACAAAAATCGGAAAAAAACAGATTATCACCCTCCTACTCCTAACAATAACCCTAACACTATCAAAAACAGGATACTTCCTAATACTACTACTACTCCTCATAATACCCAAAGATAAGTTAGGTGGACTAATAAAGAAGATGACCCTAATTATCTCCCTATTTTTAACGTCCATTATTACCAATCAGTTATGGACTTATTTATTGAAGTTATTGACCCCTAAAACAACTGCAACCGCCCTGGGTACCAACACTTTATCCTCCATAATTACAGATCCCCTTAACTTTGGAGGAATATTCCTTCATACTTTAAGTGTTTACTCAAAAGATTATGTCATATCATTTGTTGGGAGCTTTGGCTGGTTGGATACACCCCTACCCTATGATTTAACCCTCGTTTATTTGATCGTATTAGTATTAGTTGCTTTGCTCGATAAAGAACAGTTAAAAATGCTTTTAAAACAAAAAATAATCGCCATTACAGGATTCATTATCCCCTTTAGTTTAATACTGGTAAACCTGTACACATCATGGACTCCTTTGGGTGCAAATGTAATATCAGGAGCCCAAGGAAGGTACTTCATCCCAATAGCCCCAATGCTCTTCCTAATATTCTACAACAACAGGGAAAAAATAGTGTTAAAGGGTAAAAAAATAAATTTAAGCCCTAACCTGTCTTTATTCACCACAATTGTTGTGTTAATATTTTTAACCATTTCAATTCGTGTAATAGCTCTTAGATTTTATTTTTAA
- a CDS encoding DUF2142 domain-containing protein, translating into MLTAIKEMPPQKIFLIIGIIYGILFLIVTPPFQVPDEEVHFYKSYLLSQGTFTPEKVGNQAGFHVSGVLKDTTREFRYLRYPDSKVPLKLIFSALSEPVGTNKNVLIHPDNLNCPIPISYPPLPYVASAVVMAFLNLFNCSVLTLMYAGRLINLLVWLTLVYLAIKITPIHKWVFTLLALMPMTLAQAASLSADSFTIAISFLTIATILKYTFQTTKIGKKQIIALLLLTITLTLSKTGYFLILLLLLIIPQENFGNKMRKIVVLLSTLLTAITITGLWDYLLKIATPISTINQAQNNTVTHILIDPIHFTNILINTITSNFTFYLNSFVGCFGWLNSPLPLFMVFGYLSVLILVSLLDKNQLKIKTKQKIITMIPFSIISFLIFLAIYTTWGQISAYLIGGVQGRYFIPIAPMFFLIFYNNREKIVLKGKKINLSPKNLPLFIIIILSIYLSFSIFQIVTRFYMI; encoded by the coding sequence ATGCTAACTGCAATAAAGGAAATGCCCCCGCAGAAGATCTTTTTAATAATTGGAATAATCTATGGAATACTCTTTCTGATTGTAACACCCCCATTCCAGGTTCCAGATGAAGAGGTGCACTTTTACAAATCTTACCTTTTAAGCCAAGGCACATTTACTCCAGAAAAGGTAGGAAATCAAGCAGGATTCCATGTTTCAGGAGTTTTAAAAGATACAACCCGTGAATTTAGATACCTACGATATCCAGATAGTAAAGTTCCGTTAAAATTAATTTTTTCCGCCCTATCAGAACCAGTTGGGACAAATAAAAATGTTTTAATACATCCAGACAATCTAAACTGCCCCATACCCATATCTTATCCTCCGCTTCCGTATGTTGCTTCTGCAGTTGTGATGGCATTTCTTAACCTGTTTAACTGTTCCGTGCTCACATTGATGTACGCAGGCAGACTAATCAACCTCTTAGTATGGTTAACACTCGTCTACCTGGCAATAAAAATAACACCCATCCACAAATGGGTCTTCACACTACTAGCACTAATGCCCATGACACTAGCACAAGCAGCATCACTCTCAGCAGACAGCTTCACAATAGCAATATCCTTCCTAACAATAGCAACAATACTCAAATACACATTCCAAACCACAAAAATCGGAAAAAAACAGATCATCGCCCTCCTACTCCTAACAATAACCCTAACACTATCAAAAACAGGATACTTCCTAATACTACTACTACTCCTCATAATACCACAGGAAAACTTTGGGAACAAAATGAGAAAAATAGTGGTACTTCTGTCCACCTTACTAACAGCCATAACAATTACTGGATTGTGGGATTATCTACTGAAGATAGCAACACCCATTTCAACGATCAATCAAGCGCAGAATAATACAGTAACCCACATACTAATAGATCCTATCCACTTCACAAACATATTGATCAACACAATAACCAGTAACTTCACTTTTTATTTAAACAGTTTTGTTGGTTGTTTTGGATGGTTAAACAGTCCCCTACCTCTTTTCATGGTATTTGGTTATTTAAGTGTGCTTATTTTGGTTTCGTTGCTAGATAAAAATCAATTAAAAATCAAAACAAAACAAAAAATAATCACAATGATCCCCTTTTCCATTATTTCATTTTTAATTTTCCTTGCTATTTATACAACATGGGGGCAAATAAGTGCATACCTAATCGGAGGAGTGCAGGGAAGATATTTCATCCCAATAGCCCCAATGTTCTTCCTAATATTCTACAACAACAGAGAAAAAATAGTGTTAAAGGGTAAAAAAATAAATTTAAGCCCTAAAAACTTACCATTATTCATAATAATCATATTATCAATATATCTATCATTTTCTATCTTCCAAATTGTAACACGATTCTATATGATATGA